The DNA region TTCTCCCTCAAAGGGGCTTATCCGTGAGGACTTCCGCCCTGTGGACTTCGCAAAGGAATACGAAGCCGCAGGTGCGAATGCCATAAGCTGTCTGACAGAAGAGCATTATTTTCAGGGCAGTTCGCAGTATCTTGCAGATATACGCAAGGCGGTGAATATCCCGATACTGCGCAAGGATTTCATCTTTGACGAGTACCAGATATTTGAAGCTGCCGCCCTGGGTGCAGATGCTGTGCTGCTGATAGCGGCAGTGCTGGATATACCTGATTTTGAAAAGCTTTTCAAGCTGGCTAAGACACTGGGGCTCAGCGTACTTGGTGAGATGCATACGGTGGAAGAGATGCAGTGCTACGCTCTCGACCGTGATGGCATGGTCATCGGTGTGAACAACAGAAATCTCAAAACATTTGAAGTTGATCTGGCGACAGCTTCAAAGCTGAGACCCTACGCTCCCGACGGTTCCGTGTTCGTATCCGAGAGCGGCATAAACACCAACGCAGATATGAAAGCTGTACGAGAGGGCGGAGCTGATGCAGTGCTGATAGGCGAAACACTCATGAGAGCCGAAAGTATCACGAATAAGCTTCACGAACTGCGGGAAGGCTTATGATGATACCAAAAGATACGAAAGTATACGACCACATACCGGACGACACAGAGATGATACGAAACGATACCAAAAAATGCAATGACATCGGCGAGGTACGAAAAGAGATCGACCGCATCGATGATATGATAGTGAAGCTGATAGCCGAACGCGGACAGTATGTAAAGCAGGCGGCAGGCTTCAAAAAGAACAGCGATGATGTGAAAGCTCCCGACAGAGTTGAAAAGGTCATCGCAGGCGTTCGTGCAAAGGCAGAGTTATACGGAGCCGATTCCGATATAGCAGAAGCGGTATATCGTACTATGATAAACTGCTTCATCGGCGCTGAAACAATAGAGTTCAACAGTAAGAAAGAGGTATGATCAATGGATAAGATAGGACGCTTCGGCGATTTCGGCGGACAGTATATCCCCGAAACAGTCATGACAGCAGTACATGAACTGGAAGCCGCTTACGACAAATACAAGGACGACCCTGAATTCAACAGGGAGCTGCGCGAGCTTTACCGCGACTACGCAAACAGACCTTCAATGCTTTATTATGCTGAGAAGATGACAAAAGATCTCGGCGGCGCTAAGGTGTATATCAAGAGAGAGGATCTCAACCACACAGGTGCCCACAAGATAAACAATGTTCTGGGTCAGCTGTTGCTTGCCAAGAAGATGGGCAAAAA from Ruminococcus albus AD2013 includes:
- the trpC gene encoding indole-3-glycerol phosphate synthase TrpC; the protein is MILDDIVAQRRIQLRHEMERCPLNKMRRRAEIQLTERTPLSLEKALKKDTLSCICEVKKASPSKGLIREDFRPVDFAKEYEAAGANAISCLTEEHYFQGSSQYLADIRKAVNIPILRKDFIFDEYQIFEAAALGADAVLLIAAVLDIPDFEKLFKLAKTLGLSVLGEMHTVEEMQCYALDRDGMVIGVNNRNLKTFEVDLATASKLRPYAPDGSVFVSESGINTNADMKAVREGGADAVLIGETLMRAESITNKLHELREGL
- a CDS encoding chorismate mutase; translated protein: MMIPKDTKVYDHIPDDTEMIRNDTKKCNDIGEVRKEIDRIDDMIVKLIAERGQYVKQAAGFKKNSDDVKAPDRVEKVIAGVRAKAELYGADSDIAEAVYRTMINCFIGAETIEFNSKKEV